Within the Candidatus Nomurabacteria bacterium genome, the region ACCTCACCTGCATATACATGCTCCTTTGATAAAGCCTTATCATTCAAGGAGGAGCTTATAGCGGCACATATCGCTAGATCCATGGAGGTAGAGTTTACATTCAATCCTCCAGAGATATTCACATAAACATCCTTATCTGCAAGAAACACCCCTCCCCGACGTGATAGAACTGCGCACAACATTTCTAATCGCTGACGCTTGATACCATTTGCTACTCTACGCAGAGGACCGGGTGATGAACCATGATCAACAACCAATGCCTGAACTTCAAGCAATACAACTCTCGAGCCTTCAATGACAGCACCTAATGCCGCACCGGGTGATAGATCTGCTGTATCTATAAATATCTCTGAGGGATTGGGTACTTCGCGGAATCCTTTTTCCATCATCTCAAAAATTCCGATCTCAGTAGTTGCTCCAAAACGATTCTTCAATGGGCGCAAGATCCTGAAGTATCCCTCTTTACTACCTTCGAAATGTATGACAGCATCTACCATATGTTCTAAAACTTTGGGACCAGCGATCGCACCTTCCTTATTTATCTGCCCAACTATTAACAGGATCTTATCCGATCGCTTAGCTAGCTCCATCAAACGCTGACCTGACAATCTGACCTGCGAGATACTTCCGGGATAACCTTTTGATGCCGAGGTCCTTACAGATTGGATAGAATCGACAATAACAAACTTGTGATCACTTTTTTCCAGTAAAGCGCAGACTGCATCAACATCGTTCTCAGGAGTGATCTCGATATTATCTCCCAGTGATCCTGATTCATTTACTCGGGTATACCTTTGTGACACTTGACCTACTGATTCTTCACCAGCAACATAAAGCACCTTATATTTTTGGGATAAAATGATCGAAAGCTGTGTTAGAAGTGTTGATTTACCAATACCTGGCTCCCCGGTCACCAACACTACCTCACCATCGACAAAACCCGATCCTAAAACCCTATCAAATTCACCAATACCGGAAGATATCCTCACAGATCTTCTCTGACCCTTGCCATGAGCGACAGATTTGATAGAGACAGCTTTTGCGGGGGTTGCGGGATTGGTTGATCCGGTAATAGTTGTTGACACCGACTCGTCCTCAAATTCTTCGTATGTACCCCACTCTCCACATGACGAACATCTACCTTCCCATCTCAAGGTCATATGGTCGCAATTAGTACAGCGGTATTTCATTACCTACTATCCTGATCAGATAAGTTGCAATTTTTCGTTCTTCATATTGAACTTCAAAGTCTTCTCTGCTCCATTACCTTTCTTAACAGAAGGATTTTCAAGTAGATAATCAGCAAGTACATCCTCTACTTTGTCCTGGAGCACTCTTCGTAAGTTTCTAGCTCCATATTCTTCACTGAAACCTTCCTTGACGATGTAATCGATCGCCGATGGGGATAAGATTGCCTGAACACCCATTTCGCGTAATCGATCGTTTAGATCAGCCAGAAGGATCTTTACGATAAGTCGAGCATCTTTTCTTGTGAGAGATCTGAAGATCACTATGTCATCTAACCTATTTAACAACTCTGGCCTTAAAGTTTTCTTCAATTTTCTTAATAATTCTTCCTTCATTGTGTCATAGGCATCCTCTATCTTTTCATCTTCTCGTTCTTCAAGATCCAATGCTGATGAGAATCCAAGCACCTTATCTTTCTGAATATCCTCAGCTCCGATATTAGAGGTCAGAACAACTACGGTATTTTTGAAATTCACCTTTCGCCCTTTTCCATCTGTCAGGTGTCCATACTCCATTATCTGAAGTAAGATGTTCAAAACATCGGGATGTGCTTTTTCGATCTCATCAAACAAGATCACGGAGTGTGGTTTCTTTCTGATCTTTTCAGTTAATTGTCCTCCCTCCCTATATCCCACATAACCCGGAGGCGAACCGATAAGTTTAGATACGCTATGCATTTCCATCATTTCACTCATATCTATCTGTATCAATCTGTCCACATCACCAAAAAGTAGTTTGGTCAAAACCTTTGCCAATTCAGTCTTTCCGACTCCTGTAGGTCCGAGGAACATGAGTGTAGCCCAAGGTCTGTCGGCATCTGAAATACCCGTCCTTGCACGCTTTATTGCAGATGCAACACTCTCGACAGCCTCTTCCTGACCTACCACTCTAGATCCTAGGTAACTCTCAAGATCCTTCAATAAGGCTGTTTCCTTACTATCGATGGTCTGTACCGGGATACCTGTCCATTTGGAAACTACTTCCTGAATTGTATCTAAGCCGACCTTATATTTTGCAGTATCTTTACTTTTCGAGCGCTTCTTCTCAAGCTCTTCCAACTTCTCTTTTAGTTCCTGTTCCCTTTTCTTCCATATTTTGGCATCTTCCATCCTTCCAGATAGAACAGCCTTTTCTTTGTGCTTTACGGCATCGTGATAATCACCCATGACATCAGCAACATCTTTATATTTGACTTCTAATTGTAATCTCCTAGATGCTGCAGCCTCATCAAGTAGATCTATAGCCTTATCTGGTAAGAATCTATCACTGACATAACGATGGGAAAGTTTAGCAGCAGCCTCAATTGATTCTTGCGAAATGTTGACCTTGTGATGCTTTTCCAATAATGGTTCTACCCTCTTCAATATCTGAATAGTTTCCTCAATACTTGGTTCGTCGATGAATATCGGTTGGAATCTTCTCACTAGTGCATTATCTTCCTCAAAATACCTAGTGTATTCGGAAGTTGTAGTTGCACCTATCACTCTAAAATCATCTCGAAGAAGTGCTGGTTTAAGTACAGATGCCATATCCATACCTCCACCTACCATACTTGATCCAAGGATATTATGGATCTCATCAATGAATAAGATCACATTTGTAGAATCGGTCACTTCATTAATTATTGCTATCATCTTCTCTTCAATATCTCCTCTCAACTTGCTTCCAGCAACTATCGCACTTAGATCCAATGCAATTATCCTTGAATTCATAAGCGAATTAGGAACTGTCCCGGCAGCGACCAGTTGAGCAAGCCCTTCCACGATAGCTGTTTTACCAACACCCGGATCTCCCACTATTATAGGATTATTCTTACTCCTTCGACTTAGGACATTTATTACCTGATTAAGCTCTTCATCCCTACCTACCAATGGATCTAACTTACCTTCATTAGCCAATTGGACAAGATCCTTTCCCAACATTGCTAATTGACCTTGGGATACCTGGTCGGATTCTGGTGCAGTGGGTTTAGCAAGGATACCGATCGGGTAAGTTGCAAAATTCACCAGATTATCCCTGAAATATTTAGAATTAAGCCCGATCGAAGCAAGATCTTTAGAAACGGTCATATCTCTTTGATCCAGAATTGCCATCAAAATATGCTCAGTTCCGACATAAACATGAGAATGCTTACTCGCCAATGAATATGCTATTCGCAAAGTGTCCTTACTCTCCTTTGAAAGCCTGACTGCAACATTTCCTCTGTTCTCACTAGCCTTCAGATCAAATGTTTTAGAACCAACAAATGTACGAACAACCTGATCAATATCTATCCCCATTGCTAAAAGAGCCCTAGAACCGAGAGAATCTGTATTACTTATGATCCCAAGGAAAAGATGCATAGGTGTAACCTCTCTCGAGAACAGGTCATCTGCGATAACCTGGGCGTACTTTAGGGACAGCCTTGCGTTGGCACTTAACTTGCTGAATGTATTACTTTTTGTTTCCGACTTTTTTGCTGGCATATTCTAATTATATCAATCTTAAGCAGTACGACCTCAATATTAAAATGCCCGGGTAGAGGTCGCTACACCGGGCATTTGAAAGATCTACAAGAGGCTATCAACTATTACTCTCTTCCGCAAGAACCTCATCTATCTGCTCCGCAAGTTCCCCTCTGGACACTTTCGAATCCGTATCTTTGGATACTATCTTTGATTTAGCCTTTGGTACTTCAGAATCCCATTTTAAACTAAGTCCCAGATGTCGCTCAGTTGACGATATAGAAAGGATCATAACCTTCACATCATCTCCTTCAGCTACAATATCTCTCGGGTCTTTGACCAACTTGTCCGACATTTCAGAAATATGGACAAGCCCATTCAAGCCTTTGTCTATTCTAACAAATGCTCCAAAGTCGACCACTTTTTGTACCTTACCTTCAACAACATCACCAACTTTATATTTCGCGATCACTTCAGACCAAGGATCTTCTTGTAATCTCTTGACACTATAAGCGACTCTTTTACCACCATCACTTACACCTATAACCATAACATCGACCTTATCACCGACCTTATAAAGTTCCCCGATATTCTCGACTTTGTCCCATGAAAGCTCTGATAGATGTACAAGTCCCTCAAGACCTGCAGCATTCACAAAGATACCATAAGGAGCAATACCACTAACCTCACCTTTCAGAACATCTCCCTCATCTACTGTTCTCAAGGTCTTTTCTCTCTGTTCGAGATCTCGAGCTTGAGTTACCATCTTTTCGGATAGGATGATCCTGTTCTTTTCACGATCCAATTCAATTATCCTCGTTTTTATCTCTTGACCAACAAGAGAAGTAAGTTTCTGTTGTACTCTAGCTGAAATATCTCTACCAACCTGTCTGACACCACTAGAGAAAACTCTTTGAGCATCAAGCTGAGATGTTGGTATAAAGCCTCGTATACCTCCCTGGAGTTCTACGATCACACCACCGTTGTTGGATTCAACAACTGTTGCTTCCACGATATCGTTTGCTTCTTTAGCCTTTTCTAGATCGATCCAGACACCTGCCTGTTGAGTTCTTCGGATAGAAAGTACCAACCGGCCTTCCTCATCCTCTGGTCGCACAACATAAACAAGTATCTCATCTCCCGGCTGTAAACTCTGTACATCAACAAGGTCAGAGCGAAGCTCCCTACCTGCGACTATACCTTCTGATTTGTATCCGACATCAACTATCAGTGCACCATTTAGGAGATCTATAACCGTTCCTTTGATGATATCTCCAGAAGACAAGGTCTTCAACTGATGAGAATCATCAGATACATATGAGTCGAACTGGCTATAAAGTTTGGAGGTGTCCTGGCTGACTGGATCTGAAACTGTTTTACTGTCTGCCATAAAATTTTTTGGACAACCGGATGTGCGGACTACCGGATGTCTGATAAAATTAATCTCCGCAACTGACGCGATTATAGCATAAATCAAGGATGAGAGAAGCTGCGTTCCACGAAATTGTGTAACACCCTATCTGGCTTTAATTGAACCACATTGAGAGCATATATCTTTGAATACACACTCACTATTTTCGGGTGATACACGAGCTTTACATACATACCTCCCATACAGAACGAAATGTGTGTTCACAAGGTGCCAATCTTCCTTTTTATAGAGCTTTTCAAGATCTCGGGCGATCAATTCAGGAGTTTTCTGATCTGTTAATCCTAACCTCGTAGCAACCCTCATCACATGAGTATCAGCACCGATCCCTTGATTTGCAGCATATAGATCATTCAGAAACACATTTGCTGTCTTAAGACCTACGCCGGGCAATTTGATCAATTCTTCAATTGTTTTAGGTACCTTCCCTGCAGATCCTTCATCGATCGATCGTGCTGTAGCAACGATATTCTTCGCCTTATTTCTATAATAATTAACAGACCCGATGATTTTCATCACCCCCTCTAGATCTGCACTTCCCAATGCTTTTGGATCAGGGAATCTTTGGAAAAGTTCTCTTGTTACTTTATTAACCTGCGCA harbors:
- the radA gene encoding DNA repair protein RadA, with amino-acid sequence MKYRCTNCDHMTLRWEGRCSSCGEWGTYEEFEDESVSTTITGSTNPATPAKAVSIKSVAHGKGQRRSVRISSGIGEFDRVLGSGFVDGEVVLVTGEPGIGKSTLLTQLSIILSQKYKVLYVAGEESVGQVSQRYTRVNESGSLGDNIEITPENDVDAVCALLEKSDHKFVIVDSIQSVRTSASKGYPGSISQVRLSGQRLMELAKRSDKILLIVGQINKEGAIAGPKVLEHMVDAVIHFEGSKEGYFRILRPLKNRFGATTEIGIFEMMEKGFREVPNPSEIFIDTADLSPGAALGAVIEGSRVVLLEVQALVVDHGSSPGPLRRVANGIKRQRLEMLCAVLSRRGGVFLADKDVYVNISGGLNVNSTSMDLAICAAISSSLNDKALSKEHVYAGEVGLTGETKPFYGIDQVRKEVERLGYKKVFMPMLGGRGARKSSKASVFQQVVKHVSSI
- a CDS encoding ATP-dependent Clp protease ATP-binding subunit, with the protein product MPAKKSETKSNTFSKLSANARLSLKYAQVIADDLFSREVTPMHLFLGIISNTDSLGSRALLAMGIDIDQVVRTFVGSKTFDLKASENRGNVAVRLSKESKDTLRIAYSLASKHSHVYVGTEHILMAILDQRDMTVSKDLASIGLNSKYFRDNLVNFATYPIGILAKPTAPESDQVSQGQLAMLGKDLVQLANEGKLDPLVGRDEELNQVINVLSRRSKNNPIIVGDPGVGKTAIVEGLAQLVAAGTVPNSLMNSRIIALDLSAIVAGSKLRGDIEEKMIAIINEVTDSTNVILFIDEIHNILGSSMVGGGMDMASVLKPALLRDDFRVIGATTTSEYTRYFEEDNALVRRFQPIFIDEPSIEETIQILKRVEPLLEKHHKVNISQESIEAAAKLSHRYVSDRFLPDKAIDLLDEAAASRRLQLEVKYKDVADVMGDYHDAVKHKEKAVLSGRMEDAKIWKKREQELKEKLEELEKKRSKSKDTAKYKVGLDTIQEVVSKWTGIPVQTIDSKETALLKDLESYLGSRVVGQEEAVESVASAIKRARTGISDADRPWATLMFLGPTGVGKTELAKVLTKLLFGDVDRLIQIDMSEMMEMHSVSKLIGSPPGYVGYREGGQLTEKIRKKPHSVILFDEIEKAHPDVLNILLQIMEYGHLTDGKGRKVNFKNTVVVLTSNIGAEDIQKDKVLGFSSALDLEEREDEKIEDAYDTMKEELLRKLKKTLRPELLNRLDDIVIFRSLTRKDARLIVKILLADLNDRLREMGVQAILSPSAIDYIVKEGFSEEYGARNLRRVLQDKVEDVLADYLLENPSVKKGNGAEKTLKFNMKNEKLQLI
- a CDS encoding S1 RNA-binding domain-containing protein, encoding MADSKTVSDPVSQDTSKLYSQFDSYVSDDSHQLKTLSSGDIIKGTVIDLLNGALIVDVGYKSEGIVAGRELRSDLVDVQSLQPGDEILVYVVRPEDEEGRLVLSIRRTQQAGVWIDLEKAKEANDIVEATVVESNNGGVIVELQGGIRGFIPTSQLDAQRVFSSGVRQVGRDISARVQQKLTSLVGQEIKTRIIELDREKNRIILSEKMVTQARDLEQREKTLRTVDEGDVLKGEVSGIAPYGIFVNAAGLEGLVHLSELSWDKVENIGELYKVGDKVDVMVIGVSDGGKRVAYSVKRLQEDPWSEVIAKYKVGDVVEGKVQKVVDFGAFVRIDKGLNGLVHISEMSDKLVKDPRDIVAEGDDVKVMILSISSTERHLGLSLKWDSEVPKAKSKIVSKDTDSKVSRGELAEQIDEVLAEESNS
- a CDS encoding endonuclease III, with amino-acid sequence MTKKQKAYYILMKMQELFPDARSELENWETPFQFLICIILSAQTTDAQVNKVTRELFQRFPDPKALGSADLEGVMKIIGSVNYYRNKAKNIVATARSIDEGSAGKVPKTIEELIKLPGVGLKTANVFLNDLYAANQGIGADTHVMRVATRLGLTDQKTPELIARDLEKLYKKEDWHLVNTHFVLYGRYVCKARVSPENSECVFKDICSQCGSIKAR